Below is a genomic region from Salvelinus sp. IW2-2015 linkage group LG18, ASM291031v2, whole genome shotgun sequence.
GGATTCACATTGGATTGTTGACATTGTGCACATTTAGAATGAATGTACTGTTCAAATCTACTGCAGTAACTCAGTTGCTCAAATTTTCTGTTTTTCCAAGATGATACTGCAGATGTCGGAGAAGAAGACAGCTTTCTTGGCCAGGCCTCTGGAAATGCCCCAGCACCATCCACGTTTAGCTACTTCTCCAGTCCCGTGAACAGTGGTGACCCATTTGCCTCCATCGGTCATCAGCCGGCATGTCCACCACCAGCGTCACTCTCAGTATCCCTCGCGACATCGGGACCAACTTCTGTTCCCAGTGTTGCTAGCATGGCCCCAACACCCCCTGTCCCACTAATCAACTCCAACCCTGCTGTGCCACAGCCATTTGGCACTGGTGTTCATCAGAAACCCATGGGAAGCTACACTCCTCCCCCTAGCACAGTGACCCCACCCCCTCCACAAGCCCCCGATCAGAGTTATAATCCGTACCGTCACACACCCCTCAGCAGCAGAACCAAACCCTATATGCCAGCTCCAGAGGTCCAGTCGCTATTCCATCCACCGCCGCAGCAGAATCCGTACACTGTGGGCTCTCCAGCTCCAACATTCCAATCGGCACCTTCCACATTCACAAAGGTAAACAACTCCACTCTGATAGGGTGTTAGCATTCACTGGTTTATCTTGCTATTTATTGCCTGACAATCAGGCTAATATATATATGTCTTTACTCTCCCTTCAGCCCTCCCCCCCACAGATTCAGGGGCCTCCCCCTATGGCCCAACACTCCGCCACGGCTGGAGCACTGGTCCCAGCCAATCAAATGATGCAATACAACGTGTACGAGGCTGTTCAGCCTCACTGGTTCTTCTGCAAACAAGTGGAGTCCAAGAGCGCCTGGCTTCCCTTCAGTATCCTGGACTCCATTCAGCTGGAGGAGATCTATAATTCAGGTGAGATGAAGGATCTGATTTCTACTACATTAGAGCCATTCATAGTATAGTTATCGAAGTTGACTTTGCATTGCTCTCTTGTTTATTTAGGCCTAGCAATTTGTTAAAGCTCTCTGGTTAAACAGTGCAGCGagcatttcaaaatgttttgaaacattaTCCGTTGCATGCACTAATAAACACGACCCTAATTTATGCACACTCACAGAAACCTGATCATCTCATGAgtctgttattttttgtttttcataaAATTGTATGTTGTCAAGCATATGTCTTTTCACTGttcttttatttctttacttattgttcacctaacaccttttttgcactattggttagagcctgtaagtaaacatttcactgtaaggtctacacctgttgtattcggcgcacgtgacaaatacactttgatttgaactCCTTTTGTCGTGAATCTTTTCCTGTCGCACTGCATTTTCTGGTACGTAAAGCAAATATCTGTGAGAAAAAGACAGACTACATTTTTTATTCTCCTCTAGTGCAACCGGACCCTGAGAACGTGATTGTGTGCACAGACGGAGGGCGCTACGATGTGCAGCTGTATGACCGCATACGAACAGCTGTATTCTGGGAGGAGGAACCTACAGAGGTGCGGCGCTGCACCTGGTTCTACAAGGGAGACTCAGACAGCCGCTTCATCCCCTACTCAGAGGAGTTCAGCGAGAAGCTAGAGGTTTGTCGCATCGCTAAAAAAAACAGGACCTTGTGTTGACCAGGGTCATGTTCCTTATGAAGGAAAATGGTCATAAAAAGGGATGTACTTCTGAAAACGCTTgtttgttttccattgcaaaagtTTTGCTATGTTTTactacagtgtgccctaatgaacaataCCCAGGTTTTGTCTCACTGTTACCCAAATTATAATACAGCTGACCATGTGGTGTTAGGTTTTATCCCTGAGAGTGGACTGATAGGTGACTGTTATGTCTGAGCTTTGTTTGATTGGCTGTCTTCTCTATGTAGGGAGAATATAAGAAAGCTGTGTCAACCAATCAATGGCACCGTCGGCTGGAGTTCCCATCAGGGGAAACCATTGTCATGCACAATCCAAAGGTATGTTGGTAGGCCTTAATTTTACGGTGCAGAATTACCAGGTGTTTACTAAAATTACATGGTAACATGGTAATCACAAAGTAGTAACTTATTCATAACTTGTTTTGTTCTTTGGAATTCATTAAAACAAGCACCATTAGTTACCAATTGTGAACACTGATCAAGACCGTAAGGAAAAATAACATCATGGTTTTGAGTTGACTTTGTTTGCAGACCCAGACATGACTGTATTTCTAGTTTGTGAAAAGGCCTTTTTATGTCTTTCAACAGGTGATAGTACAATTCCAGCCCTCCGACATGCCAGATGAGTGGGGTACGACCCAGGATGGACAGACCAGACCCAGGGTGGTCAAGAGGGGCATCGATGATGACCATGACGAAGTTCCCGATGGGGAGCTCCCTCAGGTGGATCACTTGGTGTTCATGGTGCATGGCATCGGTCCAGTCTGTGACCTGAGGTTCAGGAGCATGGTGGAGTGTGGTATGTGTGATTTCTCCATATAGCCTCTATATTTCCCAGAGCTATAATAATATTGTATTATGGATGTGCTTGTTTATGTCCTGAATGGTATATGTCATGGTATGTTCTTCctgttatgttgttgtttacTATGCCCAGCAATAATTAATAGCGTTTATTGAATGTCATTGTGTTGAATATCCATTTAGTACTCCATACTACCCCAGATAGAGTATTACAAATGTGTGTTCCTTGTGTTCACAGTGGATGACTTCCGGAGTGTATCGCTGAAGCTGCTGCAGAGTCACTTTAAGAAGGCGCAGGATGAGCATGTCATCAGCCGAGTGGAGTTCCTTCCTGTTCAGTGGCACACGGCCCTgcatggggatgccacaggggtGGACAAGTGAGGAGACACTAATGGAATTTGAGGACGTTCATACACTTGGGAATAGGGCCTGTTCTTTGTGGGATAGGGAAATTATATTGTAAAACAAAACATCTGTGCTGACCTGAGTGGCAAGCTTGTACAAATGGCTGTGTCACAAAATGTTACTAGCTGTCAAAACCTTGCTAATGCTTCCTTTGTCCTTATTTCCTCAATTTCTCTCAGTTCATTGAAGGAAGAGGTCCAAGGGAGGGACCTTAGATCCTCTCTTCCAATGTGCCTTGAGAGGAATTGAGGAAACAAGGATggaggaagcaaggatttgaTGTCTAGTAAAGTTTTCAGACACAGCTAATCTCTCTGACTCAATCAATTTCCTACTGTTGTTTTAGGAGGATAAAGAAGATCACCCTGCCCAGCACAGGTCGTCTGCGTCACTTCACTAACGAGACCCTCCTAGATGTGCTGTTCTACAACAGCCCCACCTACTGTCAGACCATCATGGACACAGTCGCCCTGGAGATTAACAGGATCTATGCCCTGTTCTTGCAGCGGAACCCAGACTTCACAGGAGACATTTCAGTATCCGGACATAGTTTAGGTACAAACACCAAGGGACACTTTTCCAGACCCAGATAaagcctagtcctggattaaAAACCTTTGTGTTTTTTAGGCCAGGACTAGGCTTATGCTGTGTTTAGGGGGGCGCAAAAACCGTCATATCAGTCGACATAGCGGGACAAGAAAGAGGGTGACGGCAAAAGCAAGCTAGCACAATGGTATGCATTGCTATGGGGATTTCAGTAAGCGATCAGTGCAAATCAACATCCGGTAGAAAACAACGGTACAGCAGATGACAAAAGTTGAAAGATTTGAACTCTGACGGCAAGTCCCATCTACCGTGGCGGCTGATGGAATTTACCATTGTGCCCTTattgaaaacaatgacatccGGTTTGCCGTCTGCCTCATACCATCTAAACGCAGCATTAATCTGGGTCCGGGAAAGCATCCCCAAGTGTTCATACTTTTAGCTTAGTCATGTGAGAAAGATTTGGACAAACCTGTCTCTCTGAATGTTTGTTTGCAGGTTCTCTCATACTTTTCGACTTGCTGTCAAACCAGAAGAATGGCTTACCTTTGCAAACCATGCCAACTGCTAATGGGGGCCACCCTGCAGACACCAAACAGGTAGTGGGTCCATAACTATCCAAACATCGTTTATTTCATTATTTAGGTGACACCAGAGTGTAACAATAGTAGTATAACCTAGAGTTTCCCACTTCTCCTTAAAGCAGGTGGCTTCCCCTGCTGTTGTTACTTCACATGCTGCTGTGGAGGAGGAGCctaaagaggaaggggaggagtttGTCGATCTTTCTTCTGCTTTGGAACATCTGGGCCTGTCTGAGTACCAGAGCACTTTAGAACAGGAGAAGATTGACCTTGAATCTTTTGTAAGAACCATCCTTGCTTGTCATGAACCCATACAGTTATTGATATTTACTTTCAATACTTATCACACTATTAAAGAGACATTACACTCCAAAATAAAAAGTTTGACAGATGTTTTCAGATCTCAAAAGTCTAGGTGAGTCACGCCATTGGTTGTGTAGATCCAGCTTTATGCCTAAATCAATCATGATTCCTACcccaaatgaatggaaaatatTATTTACTATGCTTATCTTTTCATTTTTGATTGTGGCTATATGGATATAGCTGGATCTACAAAACACATTGGTATGGGCTTATCTGAACAGAACAACATATGAGGTCTGAAAATAACTGACTTTTGAGTGAAATGTCCCAGGAACCGAAATTAAATTATTCAATTATATATTGCAATGACTCCCTAGACCATATCATAGAGTCAGTGGTTGCAATCTAATTTCCTCTCTCCTATATTCTGTTAGCTTATGTGCACAGTTGAGGACCTGAAAGAGATGAGCATTCCATTGGGGCCAAGGAAGAAAATAGCCAAGTTTGTCAAAGAAAGAGCAATTAAGCAGGTGATCATTTAATCGTCTTTTTCGCTCAGACACCAGGGCTGTGTTCAATAGgaagaaaatgttttgaaacggGGCGGTGCTACCTGAACTTAGAATACAAAGTTCTGTTTTCTATTGCTAAATGTTTCGCTacagtgtgccctactgaacaacGATCCAGTGATGGTTaaaacagtgacaactaaacataATCGTGTGTTCATGTGCCTTCAATCTTCGGACTCCTTTTGTCAGGTAGCACAAGAGAAGAAGGCAGCCGAAGTTAAAGTGGCCAGTCAAGAGGTTGTCCCTGCCCAATCAAGCGAGCCCCTCCCAGGGCCAGGCACCACGAAGCTTCCTGTTGGCGGGACTTACTCCTCTGTCCATGTGGATTACAACTACTTTGATGTTGGCACTGGACAGGTAAACCTAAACCTCTGTCAGGATTCAATCAGAACAGCGGTGTCGAAGGtgtaactgcgttagagctgtcaaatcctcAAGCGGCTCCTGGTTTTACGTATTGCAGACATTGCCATTGGATGCACCAAGATGCATTtgtag
It encodes:
- the LOC111977891 gene encoding SEC23-interacting protein isoform X1; this encodes MADRKTNNVPNSSANLLFSAAPEFNFNLPVIPVSQASGPAVLSGDDTADVGEEDSFLGQASGNAPAPSTFSYFSSPVNSGDPFASIGHQPACPPPASLSVSLATSGPTSVPSVASMAPTPPVPLINSNPAVPQPFGTGVHQKPMGSYTPPPSTVTPPPPQAPDQSYNPYRHTPLSSRTKPYMPAPEVQSLFHPPPQQNPYTVGSPAPTFQSAPSTFTKPSPPQIQGPPPMAQHSATAGALVPANQMMQYNVYEAVQPHWFFCKQVESKSAWLPFSILDSIQLEEIYNSVQPDPENVIVCTDGGRYDVQLYDRIRTAVFWEEEPTEVRRCTWFYKGDSDSRFIPYSEEFSEKLEGEYKKAVSTNQWHRRLEFPSGETIVMHNPKVIVQFQPSDMPDEWGTTQDGQTRPRVVKRGIDDDHDEVPDGELPQVDHLVFMVHGIGPVCDLRFRSMVECVDDFRSVSLKLLQSHFKKAQDEHVISRVEFLPVQWHTALHGDATGVDKRIKKITLPSTGRLRHFTNETLLDVLFYNSPTYCQTIMDTVALEINRIYALFLQRNPDFTGDISVSGHSLGSLILFDLLSNQKNGLPLQTMPTANGGHPADTKQQVASPAVVTSHAAVEEEPKEEGEEFVDLSSALEHLGLSEYQSTLEQEKIDLESFLMCTVEDLKEMSIPLGPRKKIAKFVKERAIKQVAQEKKAAEVKVASQEVVPAQSSEPLPGPGTTKLPVGGTYSSVHVDYNYFDVGTGQVSVVYHTLDFEPVNFFALGSPIGMFLTVRGLKKIEENYQLPTCKGFFNIYHPLDPVAYRIEPMILPDLDLKPVLIPHHKGRKRLHLELKESLSRMGSDLKHGFISSVRSAWQTLNDFARAHTSNAQLAAELAMVANQIKEEEEKHAHSDVAEHRIVESPELLREEEAQMKIGMLNGGNRIDYVLQEKPIESFNEYLFALQSHLCYWESEDTALLLLKEIYMTMGIYPEQILH
- the LOC111977891 gene encoding SEC23-interacting protein isoform X2 codes for the protein MADRKTNNVPNSSANLLFSAAPEFNFNLPVIPVSQASGPAVLSGDDTADVGEEDSFLGQASGNAPAPSTFSYFSSPVNSGDPFASIGHQPACPPPASLSVSLATSGPTSVPSVASMAPTPPVPLINSNPAVPQPFGTGVHQKPMGSYTPPPSTVTPPPPQAPDQSYNPYRHTPLSSRTKPYMPAPEVQSLFHPPPQQNPYTVGSPAPTFQSAPSTFTKPSPPQIQGPPPMAQHSATAGALVPANQMMQYNVYEAVQPHWFFCKQVESKSAWLPFSILDSIQLEEIYNSVQPDPENVIVCTDGGRYDVQLYDRIRTAVFWEEEPTEVRRCTWFYKGDSDSRFIPYSEEFSEKLEGEYKKAVSTNQWHRRLEFPSGETIVMHNPKVIVQFQPSDMPDEWGTTQDGQTRPRVVKRGIDDDHDEVPDGELPQVDHLVFMVHGIGPVCDLRFRSMVECVDDFRSVSLKLLQSHFKKAQDEHVISRVEFLPVQWHTALHGDATGVDKRIKKITLPSTGRLRHFTNETLLDVLFYNSPTYCQTIMDTVALEINRIYALFLQRNPDFTGDISVSGHSLGSLILFDLLSNQKNGLPLQTMPTANGGHPADTKQVASPAVVTSHAAVEEEPKEEGEEFVDLSSALEHLGLSEYQSTLEQEKIDLESFLMCTVEDLKEMSIPLGPRKKIAKFVKERAIKQVAQEKKAAEVKVASQEVVPAQSSEPLPGPGTTKLPVGGTYSSVHVDYNYFDVGTGQVSVVYHTLDFEPVNFFALGSPIGMFLTVRGLKKIEENYQLPTCKGFFNIYHPLDPVAYRIEPMILPDLDLKPVLIPHHKGRKRLHLELKESLSRMGSDLKHGFISSVRSAWQTLNDFARAHTSNAQLAAELAMVANQIKEEEEKHAHSDVAEHRIVESPELLREEEAQMKIGMLNGGNRIDYVLQEKPIESFNEYLFALQSHLCYWESEDTALLLLKEIYMTMGIYPEQILH